In a genomic window of Lycium ferocissimum isolate CSIRO_LF1 chromosome 9, AGI_CSIRO_Lferr_CH_V1, whole genome shotgun sequence:
- the LOC132029446 gene encoding uncharacterized protein LOC132029446 has translation MDEMEMAACFDKELTKSYVEKDDFILPTDILEFLPNTDKDAVVHYDDHEYNMKYKVGVYTRLAQGWKAFIDAAGLGIGDVLCFKACLDENRIVFFVHVKEDPEIVMID, from the exons atggatgaaatggaaatggCCGCATGTTTTGACAAAGAATTGACGAAATCGTACGTCGAAAAAGACGATTTC atcCTTCCAACTGACATACTGGAATTTCTTCCAAACACCGACAAGGACGCTGTTGTTCATTACGACGATCATGAGTATAATATGAAATACAAGGTTGGCGTATACACGCGCCTCGCTCAAGGTTGGAAAGCCTTCATTGATGCTGCCGGATTAGGGATAGGAGATGTGTTGTGTTTTAAGGCATGTTTAGATGAGAACCGCATAGTGTTTTTTGTTCATGTAAAGGAGGATCCGGAGATAGTAATGATAGATTAG
- the LOC132032172 gene encoding uncharacterized protein LOC132032172 gives MTKVWLKSLQKSQRRPKRIRNRVIFYPECKEIVWETGLAFESAKQFRKALTRYAVQEHVELDKYVNEPTRVRVKCTAGCPWLLFANYDSRTNDFVVKNYNPVHKCNGTTKNKLVNSLYISERYKDRIISEPGIRIFELQNLVRKELEVYIGRTVARKARSIVLQQIMGDNVEEFKRILDYRDELLRTNPGVSKGQLLVAVCKDGNNQMLPLAWAVVEVENTFTWRWFVNILTFTWRWFVNILRHDLELGDGTDLTTLSDMQKGLDIAIKDLLPNAEQRMCARHVLANFSKKWKGIEIRNCFWRCAKSTYEQELQKNLDHMEKLGDGINGDLLYYNIDRWSKVYFKYLSCCDSVDNNMAESFNSWILGPRHKTIITMLEEIRVKMMRRVGQLREFSETWITNISPMALKVLQENTSKSMKCTLEWNGEYGFEVKDSWGNKFIVNRTAILALVDLGSLKGIPLSSCHRRTSFRKLEPIDYVAHWLLMQVHRFWKGAPFKRPRVVGMGVLQTQSGFKIVNPGMANQTPTMPMNSA, from the exons ATGACGAAGGTGTGGTTGAAAAGCCTACAAAAAAGTCAAAGGAGAccaaaaagaattagaaatagGGTTATTTTTTATCCTGAGTGTAAAGAAATAGTTTGGGAGACTGGTCTTGCATTTGAAAGTGCTAAGCAGTTTAGGAAAGCACTTACTAGGTATGCAGTTCAAGAACATGTAGAGTTGGATAAATATGTCAATGAACCAACTAGGGTGAGGGTAAAGTGCACTGCTGGTTGTCCATGGTTATTGTTTGCCAATTACGATTCTAGAACAAATGATTTTGTTGTGAAGAATTATAATCCTGTTCACAAGTGCAATGGCACAACAAAGAACAAGTTGGTAAATTCTTTGTATATTTCAGAAAGGTACAAGGATAGAATTATTTCTGAACCTGGCATTAGAATTTTTGAGCTTCaaaatttggtaagaaaggaattgGAGGTGTATATTGGTAGGACTGTGGCAAGGAAAGCTAGAAGCATTGTTTTGCAACAAATCATGGGTGACAATGTAGAGgagttcaaaagaattttggattatagGGATGAGCTTTTAAGGACTAATCCGG GTGTTAGTAAAGGGCAATTGCTTGTGGCTGTTTGTAAGGATGGGAACAACCAGATGCTACCACTGGCTTGGGCAGTTGTTGAAGTTGAGAATACTTTTACTTGGAGATGGTTTGTCAACATTCTAACTTTTACTTGGAGATGGTTTGTCAacattctaaggcatgatcttgAGCTTGGAGATGGGACTGATTTGACAACTCTTTCAGATATGCAAAAG GGTCTGGATATAGCCATTAAGGATCTGTTGCCAAATGCAGAACAAAGAATGTGTGCAAGACATGTGCTtgccaatttttccaaaaaatggaAAGGCATAGAGATTAGAAACTGCTTCTGGAGATGTGCTAAGTCCACATATGAGCAGGAGTTGCAAAAAAATTTGGATCATATGGAGAAGTTAGGTGATGGAATAAATGGAGATTTGTTGTATTACAACATAGATAGGTGGTCCAAGGTCTACTTTAAATACCTCAGCTGTTGTGATAGTGTTGACAACAACATGGCCGAGAGTTTTAATTCCTGGATTTTGGGGCCAAGGCACAAGACCATTATCACAATGCTTGAGGAAATTAGAGTCAAAATGATGAGAAGGGTAGGACAACTAAGAGAGTTTTCTGAGACTTGGATAACAAACATCAGCCCAATGGCTTTGAAGGTATTGCAAGAGAACACATCAAAGTCAATGAAGTGTACTCTTGAATGGAATGGTGAATATGGCTTTGAGGTCAAGGACAGCTGGGGTAATAAATTCATAGTAAATCGAACGGCAATACTTGCACTTGTAGATCTTGGATCTTTGAAAGGTATTCCCCTGTCGTCATGCCATAGGCGCACTTCATTTCGAAAATTGGAACCTATTGACTATGTTGCACATTG GCTTCTGATGCAAGTGCATCGATTCTGGAAGGGGGCACCCTTTAAGAGGCCAAGAGTTGTGGGAATGGGAGTACTTCAGACCCAAAGTGGTTTCAAAATTGTCAAT CCTGGAATGGCAAATCAGACTCCAACCATGCCTATGAATTCAGCGTGA